TGGAGATAAGCCTCGAACATAGGAGGCGCCATCATGACGAACCGAAGAATCCATACCGCCGAGTTCAAGCGAGATGCTGTACAACTCGCCCGAACCAGCGGCAACCTCGCGGGCACCGCCCGCGACCTGGGCATCAACGCCTCTTTGCTGCGGAAATGGATGAATGCCGAGCAGCAGAGGGGGGAATCCGCCTTCCCCGGTCAAGGGAAGCAGGTGTTGACCCCGGAGCAACAGGAGATTCAGCGACTCCGCAAAGAGAACGAGATTCTGCGTCAGGAGCGTGAAATCCTGAAAAAAGCAGCGGCCTTCTTTGCCAAAGAAATCACACGATGAGGTACCAGTTCATCCGAGACCACCGCGAGCAGTACCGCCTGGACGTGATGTGCCGGGTCCTGGAGGTATCGGTGAGCGGGTACCACAGTTGGCGGAGAAGGCCGATTTCCAAGCGCACGCAGCAGGATGCGCTGCTCCAGCAGCGCATCCGAGACACTCACCAACGCAGCAAAGGACGTTACGGGGCACCACGCGTTCACGCAGAACTGCGAGCTGAAGGTCTCCGGGTCTCCCGGAAGCGGGTCGCGCGCCTGATGCGCCTGGGTGGTCTGCGGGCCAAAGGAAAGCGCCGTTGGGTGCAAACCACGCACAGCAGTCACACCATGCCGGTCTGCCCGAATCTGCTGGCACGCCAGTTTGAGGTGCAGCAGCCGAATCAGGTGTGGGCGTCAGACCTGACGTTCCTGCCCACCCGGGAAGGCTGGCTGTACCTGGCCGTCACCCTGGACCTGCATTCGCGGGCGGTGGTGGGCTACGCCATGGACACGCAGATGCCGGCCACCTTGCCGCTGGCTGCCCTTCAGATGGCTGCCCGGCGCCGTCTTCCATCTCCCGGTCTGATGCATCACAGTGACCGGGGCAGTCAATACGCGAGTGGGCTCTTTCAGGCAGAACTGGCCCGCATGCGGGCCAGAGGCAGTATGAGCCGCAAGGGGGATTGCTGGGACAATGCCGTGGTGGAAAGCTTCTTCAGCTCCCTGAAACGGGAGCTGATGGACGAGAACATCTTTGAGACTCGAGAGGTGGCCCGACAGGCGGTGTTCGAATTCATCGAGGTCTTCTACAACCGCCAGCGTCGCCATTCCACCCTGGGCTACTTGACGCCCCACGAGTTCGAACGGCAAGCTACAGCCGCTTAACTTCAGCTACGCAGTGTCGGGGCAAGCCCAGTGTTCCAGCCTCTTGGCTTAGCGTGCGGGCATGCTTTATGTCATCGGTGGCGCTGCTGGCTCGGGGAAGTCCACCATCCTCCCCCTCCTGCGTGCGTCTCTCCCCACGGTGGAGTGGCACGACTTCGACGAACGCTGGAAGGGCGGCGGGAAGGTCGAGCGTCAGCACCTCCTTGAAGAGTGGATGCAGGCCGCGCTCCAGGCGGAAGGGGATTTCGGCCTGCTCGGTCCGTGCCCGCTGGGCGAAGTGCTCGCCGCGCCCTCCACGCCGAGACTGCCAGGCGTTCGACATCTCCTGCTGGACGTGAGCGATGTCGAGCGCATCGCGCGACTGCGCGCCCGGAGTGACGGACTCGCGTCACAGGACATGCTGAACTGGGCGGCGTGGATGCGGGCCCATCAGGCTTACCCGGACTGGCGTCCTGACGTTCTGATGGACGGCAGCTGGCATGAAATGTGCTGGGCGCGATGGCATGAACGCCCCGGTGTGTCGTGGCCTGGAGTGACCGTCGACGTGACCGGTCTGACGCCTGAGCGGACGGCCATACGCGTGGTGACCTGGATCAATGGCCCAGCTGCCCCGCGCTGAACGAACCCGGTTCGCCTCGGGTGTGAGCCACCCGTTGATTGAGACGTCTTTCTCGGCGCCCTGA
This is a stretch of genomic DNA from Deinococcus ficus. It encodes these proteins:
- a CDS encoding IS3 family transposase (programmed frameshift) produces the protein MTNRRIHTAEFKRDAVQLARTSGNLAGTARDLGINASLLRKWMNAEQQRGESAFPGQGKQVLTPEQQEIQRLRKENEILRQEREILKKGSGLLCQRNHTMRYQFIRDHREQYRLDVMCRVLEVSVSGYHSWRRRPISKRTQQDALLQQRIRDTHQRSKGRYGAPRVHAELRAEGLRVSRKRVARLMRLGGLRAKGKRRWVQTTHSSHTMPVCPNLLARQFEVQQPNQVWASDLTFLPTREGWLYLAVTLDLHSRAVVGYAMDTQMPATLPLAALQMAARRRLPSPGLMHHSDRGSQYASGLFQAELARMRARGSMSRKGDCWDNAVVESFFSSLKRELMDENIFETREVARQAVFEFIEVFYNRQRRHSTLGYLTPHEFERQATAA